Proteins encoded in a region of the Rhodococcus sp. SBT000017 genome:
- the pth gene encoding aminoacyl-tRNA hydrolase, which translates to MSVDPAAPALIVGLGNPGPQYEKTRHNVGFMVADALAGRIGSAFSSHKKSNSDIVQARLGSRSVVIAKPRTFMNLSGQPVAALARFFSIEPANVVVVHDELDIDFGALRLKLGGGEGGHNGLRSISQHLSTKDYLRVRVGVGRPPGRMDPASFVLKPFSPAERKDLGVVVEEAADAAELLLSAGLEAAQNRVHPR; encoded by the coding sequence GTGAGTGTTGACCCCGCAGCGCCGGCCCTGATCGTCGGCCTCGGCAATCCTGGCCCGCAGTACGAAAAGACCCGTCACAACGTGGGATTCATGGTGGCCGACGCCCTTGCCGGACGCATCGGCTCGGCGTTCTCGTCGCACAAGAAGTCCAACTCCGACATCGTGCAAGCCCGTCTCGGCTCTCGCTCGGTGGTCATCGCCAAGCCGCGCACCTTCATGAATCTCTCGGGCCAACCGGTGGCTGCGTTGGCGCGTTTCTTCTCGATCGAGCCTGCGAACGTCGTGGTGGTGCACGACGAGCTGGACATCGATTTCGGTGCTCTGCGACTCAAACTCGGCGGCGGCGAAGGCGGCCACAACGGCCTCCGCTCGATCTCGCAGCACCTGAGCACCAAGGACTACCTGCGGGTGCGCGTCGGGGTCGGGCGGCCACCTGGGCGGATGGATCCGGCGTCGTTCGTGCTCAAGCCGTTCTCCCCAGCCGAACGCAAGGATCTCGGCGTTGTCGTCGAGGAAGCCGCCGACGCTGCGGAGCTCCTGCTGTCGGCCGGCCTCGAAGCAGCACAGAACAGGGTGCACCCGCGCTGA
- a CDS encoding fatty acyl-AMP ligase — protein MSKFTEEMFETASTSKHGLVTGEPDEALRQSWGEIHEQARRMAGALADAGVEHGDAIGILAGQPVDIAPACQATWMRGGSVTMLHQPTPRTDLAVWGEDTETVVRMIEAKAVILGAPFDIAAPVLEERGITVLKIEDMKTGRDIDPVPTAESDIALQQLTSGSTGSPKAVRITHENFYVNAYAMIDRIEFDVDSDVMVSWLPLFHDMGMVGFLSVPMQVGAEVVSITPLDFLRSPLLWAKLIHKYRGTVTAAPNFAYSLLARRLRQAEDDLDLDLSTLRYAWNGAEPVDPDTMIALAEAGAQYKLNPLALAPVYGMAETTLAVSIPDPDQGQVIDVVDADLLETLGRAVPSTRGNTRSLATLGKFVPGLEGRVVDKEGQVLTARGVGIIEVRGKAVTPGYITVEGPVSTLDADGWLDTGDVGYITEDELVVVCGRIKDVIIMGGRNIYPTDIERAAGTVAGVRPGNAVAIRLDAGDKRESFAVAVETNDIDKPDEVKRIEREVIHAVHSEVGVRPRTVAVLGPGSIPKTSSGKLRRANSASLLN, from the coding sequence TTGAGCAAGTTCACCGAAGAGATGTTCGAGACCGCGAGCACCAGCAAGCACGGTCTGGTCACCGGCGAGCCCGACGAGGCGCTTCGGCAGTCCTGGGGTGAGATCCACGAGCAGGCGCGGCGAATGGCCGGGGCTCTGGCCGACGCAGGCGTCGAACACGGGGACGCGATCGGGATCCTGGCCGGTCAGCCGGTGGACATCGCGCCCGCGTGCCAGGCGACGTGGATGCGCGGGGGATCGGTGACGATGCTGCATCAGCCGACTCCGCGAACCGACCTCGCCGTATGGGGTGAGGACACCGAGACCGTCGTGCGGATGATCGAGGCGAAGGCCGTGATTCTCGGGGCTCCGTTCGACATCGCCGCGCCCGTGCTCGAGGAGCGCGGCATCACAGTGTTGAAGATCGAGGACATGAAGACCGGTCGCGATATCGATCCGGTGCCGACGGCCGAGTCCGATATCGCGCTGCAGCAACTCACGTCCGGCTCGACCGGTTCGCCGAAGGCCGTGCGGATCACGCACGAGAACTTCTACGTCAATGCCTACGCGATGATCGACCGCATCGAATTCGATGTCGATTCCGATGTGATGGTCAGTTGGCTGCCACTGTTCCACGACATGGGGATGGTGGGCTTTCTGTCGGTGCCGATGCAGGTCGGTGCCGAGGTCGTCAGCATCACTCCACTGGACTTTCTGCGCTCGCCGCTGTTGTGGGCCAAGCTGATTCACAAGTACCGCGGAACCGTCACCGCAGCACCCAACTTCGCGTACTCGCTGCTGGCGCGGCGGTTGCGTCAGGCCGAGGACGATCTGGATCTCGATCTGTCGACTCTGCGCTACGCCTGGAACGGAGCCGAGCCGGTCGATCCGGACACCATGATCGCGCTCGCCGAGGCCGGGGCCCAGTACAAGCTGAACCCGCTGGCTCTGGCTCCGGTCTACGGAATGGCGGAAACGACTCTCGCAGTGTCGATTCCGGATCCCGATCAGGGGCAGGTGATCGACGTGGTCGACGCGGACCTGCTCGAGACCCTCGGTCGCGCCGTCCCGTCCACGCGCGGCAACACCCGATCGCTGGCGACGCTCGGCAAGTTCGTCCCCGGGTTGGAGGGACGGGTCGTCGACAAGGAGGGGCAGGTGCTCACCGCACGCGGCGTCGGCATCATCGAGGTGCGAGGCAAGGCGGTCACGCCCGGATACATCACCGTCGAGGGCCCGGTGTCGACGCTCGACGCGGACGGCTGGCTCGATACCGGCGACGTCGGCTACATCACCGAGGACGAACTGGTAGTCGTCTGCGGACGTATCAAGGACGTCATCATCATGGGCGGACGCAACATCTATCCCACCGACATAGAACGGGCAGCGGGCACTGTTGCAGGTGTGCGGCCGGGCAATGCCGTCGCCATTCGGCTCGATGCCGGCGACAAACGCGAAAGTTTCGCAGTGGCAGTGGAAACCAACGACATCGACAAGCCGGACGAGGTCAAGCGCATCGAACGTGAAGTGATCCACGCGGTGCACTCGGAGGTGGGTGTGCGGCCGCGAACCGTTGCGGTGCTCGGGCCGGGCAGTATTCCGAAGACGTCGAGCGGCAAACTGCGACGGGCGAATTCGGCGTCGCTGCTGAACTGA
- a CDS encoding peptide chain release factor 3: protein MSTPSSTPDVDATLEGSGPAALDESGTTRSQAKELETEVARRRTFAVISHPDAGKSTLTEALALHARVISEAGAIHGKAGRRSTVSDWMEMEKARGISVSSTALQFNYQTSPDAEITNVINLVDTPGHADFSEDTYRVLTAVDAAVMLIDAAKGLEPQTLKLFQVCRQFGIPVITVINKWDRPGQSPLELLDEIESRIGLTPTPLYWPVGIAGDFRGLLDVQDGSYIRFTRTAGGATIAPEEFLTAEAAAEREGVDWDTAVEESDLLISSGQQHDQEMFLAGQTSPVIFGSAMLNFGVRQILDTLVALAPPPGPRDDVSGGVREVTDPFSAVVFKVQAGMDTAHRDRLAFMRVVSGVFERGMVVTHSQTKKPFTTKYALTVFGRDRTTVENAYPGDIVGLVNATALAPGHTLYTDKKVEFPPIPSFAPEHFSALRVDSADKYKKFRRAVEQLDSEGVVQVLRNDIRGDASPVLAAVGPMQFEVVTARMKTEFGVDARMEPLGYSLARRTDAASAVELGRQRGVEVFTRTDGALLALVSDKWRLQYIQKEMPELTLEPLVAAGDQ, encoded by the coding sequence GTGAGTACCCCGTCCAGCACCCCCGACGTCGACGCAACGCTCGAAGGGTCCGGACCGGCAGCGCTCGACGAGTCCGGAACCACCCGAAGCCAGGCCAAAGAGCTCGAGACCGAGGTCGCGAGGCGTCGAACATTCGCGGTGATCTCGCACCCCGACGCCGGTAAGTCGACGCTCACCGAGGCCCTCGCCCTGCATGCACGTGTGATCTCCGAGGCCGGTGCCATTCACGGCAAAGCCGGCCGCCGCTCCACCGTCTCCGACTGGATGGAGATGGAGAAGGCCCGCGGTATCTCGGTGAGTTCGACTGCGCTGCAGTTCAATTACCAGACCTCCCCCGACGCCGAGATCACCAACGTCATCAACCTCGTCGACACCCCCGGCCACGCCGACTTCTCCGAGGACACCTATCGCGTGCTCACCGCCGTCGACGCGGCCGTGATGCTGATCGACGCCGCCAAGGGCCTCGAACCGCAGACCCTCAAGCTCTTCCAGGTGTGCCGCCAGTTCGGCATCCCTGTCATAACCGTGATCAACAAGTGGGACCGCCCGGGCCAGTCACCGCTCGAGCTGCTCGACGAGATCGAGTCGCGGATCGGCCTGACGCCAACGCCTCTCTACTGGCCCGTCGGGATCGCCGGTGACTTCCGCGGCCTGCTCGACGTCCAGGACGGCAGCTACATCCGTTTCACCCGTACCGCCGGTGGTGCGACCATCGCGCCCGAGGAATTCTTGACGGCCGAGGCCGCGGCCGAACGTGAGGGCGTCGACTGGGACACCGCCGTCGAGGAGAGCGATCTGCTGATCTCGAGCGGTCAGCAGCACGATCAGGAGATGTTCCTGGCCGGTCAGACGTCGCCGGTGATCTTCGGCTCCGCGATGCTCAACTTCGGCGTCCGGCAGATTCTCGACACCCTCGTGGCCCTCGCGCCGCCCCCCGGCCCGCGCGACGACGTCTCCGGCGGCGTACGCGAGGTCACCGACCCGTTCAGCGCCGTCGTGTTCAAGGTGCAGGCCGGCATGGACACCGCGCACCGCGACCGACTGGCATTCATGCGCGTGGTCTCCGGCGTGTTCGAGCGCGGCATGGTCGTCACCCACTCGCAAACCAAGAAGCCGTTCACCACCAAGTACGCGTTGACGGTGTTCGGTCGCGACCGTACGACCGTCGAGAACGCCTACCCGGGCGACATCGTCGGCCTCGTCAACGCGACCGCACTCGCCCCGGGGCACACGCTCTACACCGACAAGAAGGTCGAGTTCCCGCCCATTCCGTCGTTCGCACCCGAGCACTTCTCGGCCCTGCGCGTCGACAGCGCCGACAAGTACAAGAAGTTCCGCCGCGCCGTCGAGCAACTCGACTCCGAGGGCGTTGTTCAGGTGCTGCGCAACGACATTCGCGGCGACGCGTCCCCCGTCCTCGCCGCCGTCGGACCCATGCAGTTCGAGGTGGTCACCGCACGAATGAAGACCGAGTTCGGTGTCGACGCTCGAATGGAACCACTCGGATACTCCCTTGCCCGACGCACCGACGCGGCCTCGGCCGTCGAGTTGGGTCGCCAACGCGGTGTCGAGGTCTTCACCCGCACCGACGGTGCGCTGCTGGCACTGGTGAGCGACAAGTGGCGTCTGCAGTACATCCAGAAGGAAATGCCCGAGCTGACCCTCGAACCACTCGTCGCCGCGGGTGATCAGTAG
- the pnuC gene encoding nicotinamide riboside transporter PnuC — translation MLIDLLDAEFSVLGHPILWREVVGNGFGLLSAIGGMRRVVWAWPVGIIGNALLFTVVLGGVFHTPQALDLYGQAGRQLMFIAVSVYGLIRWMRDSKRSGAAVLPRWGTARERTAMIVVAVVGTMVFAQLFGYLGSFGKWADAWIFTGSMLATFGMARGLTEFWLIWIAVDIVGVPLLIVAGFYPSAVLYLVYAAFVAWGFAVWFRVQNKNFGQKMAS, via the coding sequence GTGCTGATCGATCTGCTCGACGCCGAATTCTCCGTGCTGGGGCACCCGATTCTGTGGCGTGAGGTGGTCGGCAACGGGTTCGGCTTGCTCTCGGCGATCGGCGGGATGCGACGCGTCGTGTGGGCGTGGCCGGTGGGCATCATCGGAAATGCGCTGCTGTTCACTGTCGTTCTCGGCGGCGTGTTCCACACTCCGCAGGCGCTCGATCTGTACGGCCAGGCCGGGCGACAGCTGATGTTCATCGCCGTGAGCGTCTACGGGTTGATCCGCTGGATGCGGGATTCGAAGCGGTCGGGGGCAGCGGTTCTACCGCGGTGGGGCACAGCCCGGGAGCGGACGGCGATGATCGTCGTCGCGGTTGTCGGCACCATGGTGTTCGCGCAACTGTTCGGCTACCTCGGCTCGTTCGGCAAGTGGGCCGACGCGTGGATCTTCACCGGATCCATGCTGGCGACCTTCGGAATGGCGCGTGGACTCACCGAGTTCTGGCTGATCTGGATAGCGGTGGACATCGTGGGCGTTCCGCTGCTGATCGTCGCCGGGTTCTATCCGTCCGCGGTTCTCTACCTCGTGTACGCCGCGTTCGTGGCCTGGGGATTTGCCGTGTGGTTCAGAGTGCAGAACAAGAACTTCGGTCAAAAAATGGCGTCGTAA
- a CDS encoding enoyl-CoA hydratase/isomerase family protein, producing MAVVEAEIVGGVGHIVLNRPEALNSLNGAMIDGIRAALDAWRDDDAVTSVLVTSSSPRAFCAGGDIKAIRQAVVDGDHEAGPAYFAAEYDLDELIAGYPKPYIAVIEAAAFGGGLGISIHGSIRIVTENAVLAMPETAIGFVPDVGSSYFLSRLPGHVGRYLALTGTRITGSDALALGLATHFCPSEVVSALKQDILAGVDLHEVLDRYTTAPSTTELSFDAEAVAAVFERNSLVDIIDALVCDTPWSRTTKTQLATLSPTSLMATDALITRGADSTLRECLDRELRMATWIITEPDFAEGVRAVLVDKDRAPQWKPLVLEMVRPEAFQQLL from the coding sequence GTGGCCGTTGTCGAAGCCGAGATCGTGGGCGGCGTAGGGCATATCGTCCTGAACCGGCCGGAGGCTCTGAACTCGTTGAACGGTGCCATGATCGACGGCATCCGAGCCGCCCTCGATGCGTGGCGAGACGATGACGCGGTCACTTCTGTTCTGGTGACGAGCAGTTCACCTCGTGCGTTCTGCGCGGGCGGCGACATCAAGGCGATTCGGCAGGCCGTTGTCGACGGTGACCACGAGGCCGGTCCGGCGTATTTTGCGGCGGAGTACGACCTCGACGAGTTGATTGCCGGCTACCCCAAGCCGTACATCGCCGTCATCGAAGCAGCGGCTTTCGGCGGTGGCCTGGGTATCTCGATTCACGGCAGCATCCGCATCGTCACCGAGAACGCCGTGTTGGCCATGCCGGAGACGGCGATCGGTTTTGTGCCGGATGTGGGGTCGAGCTATTTTCTCTCGCGCCTGCCGGGCCATGTCGGACGGTATCTTGCGCTGACGGGAACTCGGATCACCGGATCCGATGCGCTCGCACTGGGATTGGCGACGCATTTCTGCCCGAGCGAGGTCGTGTCCGCTCTGAAGCAGGACATCCTCGCAGGCGTGGATCTGCACGAGGTATTGGATCGATACACCACTGCGCCGTCGACGACCGAGCTGTCGTTCGACGCGGAGGCGGTGGCAGCGGTGTTCGAGAGGAACTCACTCGTCGACATCATCGATGCTCTGGTGTGCGACACACCCTGGTCGCGGACCACGAAGACTCAGTTGGCGACGCTGTCGCCGACGTCCCTGATGGCCACAGACGCGCTGATCACGCGAGGGGCCGACAGCACGTTGCGTGAATGCCTCGATCGGGAGTTGCGGATGGCGACGTGGATCATCACCGAACCGGACTTCGCCGAGGGTGTTCGTGCTGTGTTGGTCGACAAGGACCGAGCGCCGCAATGGAAGCCTCTGGTACTCGAGATGGTGCGACCAGAGGCATTCCAGCAGCTGTTGTGA
- a CDS encoding DUF4166 domain-containing protein: MTSVVAEVLGSDFARLHPKVQWRFGLQSSDNLAQFGVGVMEEMTHSRLVPPPLLWAGRKRGLFPAGVGKDVPFTIANYAYVDELGRETLSFVRRFAFAGRPQGMNSVMVSSAESDTYALDYLGFSSDMVVHTRCEVDADGGLVLESEVPRFLLGPLAPKLPKMASAVTIGREWWDAAEERHRIEIEVKSPVLGQLFLYRGWFTAEERPCLTADIPGDARPRSVESRE, from the coding sequence ATGACATCGGTCGTCGCGGAAGTACTCGGTTCGGATTTCGCCCGGCTGCATCCCAAGGTTCAGTGGCGCTTCGGATTGCAGTCCTCGGACAATCTCGCTCAGTTCGGGGTGGGCGTGATGGAGGAGATGACGCATTCTCGGCTCGTGCCGCCGCCGTTGCTGTGGGCTGGACGCAAGCGTGGTCTCTTTCCCGCCGGTGTCGGCAAGGACGTGCCGTTCACCATCGCCAACTACGCCTACGTCGACGAGCTGGGCCGCGAGACACTGTCTTTCGTGCGTCGCTTCGCTTTCGCGGGTCGCCCGCAGGGGATGAACTCGGTGATGGTGTCCTCCGCCGAGTCCGACACGTATGCCTTGGACTACCTGGGTTTCTCCTCGGACATGGTGGTGCACACCAGATGTGAGGTCGATGCCGATGGTGGCCTGGTGCTCGAGAGCGAGGTGCCGCGATTCCTGCTCGGCCCTCTTGCGCCGAAGTTGCCGAAGATGGCATCGGCGGTGACGATCGGCCGGGAGTGGTGGGATGCGGCCGAGGAACGGCATCGCATCGAGATCGAGGTGAAGAGCCCGGTGCTCGGACAGCTGTTTCTCTATCGCGGTTGGTTCACGGCGGAAGAGCGGCCCTGTCTCACCGCCGACATTCCCGGTGATGCGCGTCCGCGATCGGTCGAGTCTCGCGAATAG